The genomic region CGGCCTTCGCACTCCTTCACCATCCGATGCTCCGCTCCTTCTGGCGCCGGGAATTGCGCGAAGACACCTGGCTTCATCTGACCACGGTCATGCCGCGAACATGGCTGCTCGACCCGGCTCCGGTCCCGCCGCAGGCGACCATCCCGGGCCTGTCCATCGGAGATCGGGCCATCACGAATTGGCGGGATCTTCTGTCGGCCACCCAAAAGGAACGGCACTTCGTCATCAAGCCTTCCGGCTTCTCGGAATTGGCATGGGGCAGCCGGGGTGTGTCGATCGGGCATGATTTGCCTCAGAGTGAGTGGGCGACCGCGATCGATGAAGCGTTGGCCGCATTTCCGCGGACGCCTTATATCCTGCAAGAGTTCCACAAGGGCCGGCAATACCACCTGGAATACTACGACCCCGCCAGCGGGGAGATGCGCCAGATGGCGGGTCGGGCCAGATTGTCTCCCTATTATTTCGTGGCTGGCGAAAAGGTGGAGCTGGCTGGTATTCTGGCGACAGTGTGTCCGGCGGACAAGAAGATCATCCACGGGATGAAGGATGCGATCCTGGTTCCTTGCGCCGTTGCTCCGGAAGGCCAGCCCCGGGCGGAATGATGGATGCGACGCTATTCGTTCCTGAACTGAACGTACGCATCAACACGAACAACTATGGCTCTGACGCTCTATCACGTGGACTGGTGCCCGGAATGTGACGTGGTGCGGCGCAAGCTGGCAGAGGCCGGTCTGGCCTATGAAGGCGTCATCGTCCCCGATGTGCGGCCGTTCCGCAAGCAGGTCTACGAGGTGTCCGGACAATATTATGTGCCGGTCTTGAAGGACGGCGACACCGTACTGACCGAAACCGACGAGATTCTGGCCTATATCGAGCGCAAAGCGGAGGCCGATCGTCTGGCCCAACGCTGAGCCGCCCCTCGGTCCCCGGGCCGGCATAGAGAATCGAACCCGCGTCGTTAATTACGCGCGAATGAGGGAGTAAGTCGATGGAGGAGTGGAGACAAATCCTCGCCGACAGCATCGTCAAGCCTAAAGATCTCGCAGATCGCTTCGGCCTCGATGCCAAGGAGATCGAAGAGATCGTCGGCCCGTATCCCATGCGGATCACGCCCACGGTCCTGAACACCATCCGGGCAAAGGGCGATGCAATCTGGAGGCAGGTCGTCCCGGACGCGGCCGAGCTGGCCGACATCGATGCGGAGGACGACCCGCTCGAGGAAGACCTGATGAGTCCGGTGCCCCATCTGGTGCACCGGTACCCGGACCGCGTCCTCTTGATGGTGACGAATCAGTGTCCGATCTATTGCCGCTTCTGTACGCGCAAGCGCCTCGTCGGCAAACCCGGTTTTCTCAAGAAGGGCGAGCTGGATCGGGCCATCGCCTATCTGCGGGCTCATTCGGAAGTACGGGACGTCATCCTCTCCGGCGGCGATCCGTTGCTGTTGCCCGACCATCTGCTCGAACGCATCCTGAAAGCGCTCCGGACGATCCCGCACCTGGAATTGGTCCGCATCGGTTCCCGCGTGCCGGGCACGCTGCCCGAACGGATCACGCCGGCCCTCTGCGAGATCGTGAAAAAATACCACCCGATCTATATGAATCTGCACTTCAACCATCCCGATGAGTTGACTCCCGAGGTGAAAGCGGCCTGCGGCCGCCTGGCTGACGCGGGTGTTCCTCTCGGCGCGCAGACCGTGCTCTTGAAAGACGTCAATGATGATCCTGAAATCATGCGGCGGCTGATGCATCAATTGCTGCTGGCCCGGGTGAAGCCGTACTATCTCTACCAGGCGGACTTGACCAAGGGCACGAATCATTTCCGCACGAAGGTCGAAACAGGGTTGAACATCATCAAGGCGCTGCAGGGTCACACCAGCGGAATGGCCGTCCCGCACTTCGTGATCGACGCACCGGGAGGGGGCGGAAAAATTCCGCTGCTGCCGGACGACTACCTGGTCCGCATGAACGATGACGAAGCCGTGCTGCGCAACTACGAGAACAAACGGTTCAGCTATCCTCAGTCGAAAGCGACGGGCGGCCGCGAATTGCCGATGGTCGGCGCACGCGCCTCCTATCAGGACGACGCCGACGCCTTCCCCTCCTATGGCGACAGCTATCCCGATCGCGACGGCTATGCCGCCTGGGGCAACAGCTGCGGCGGAGACATGGACGACTGATGGCTGCCGCTCCGGCTCAGGGCATCCTGCCCTATCAACAAATCACCCGATTGATCGCCGGAGGAAGCATCACCGCCCCCGTTGCGATCGAAGACCGGCAGATCCAACCGGCCAGCCTCGACCTCCGCCTCGGCAAGAAAGCCTATCGGTTGATCAGCAGCTTTCTGCCCGAGCTGTCGCCCATTTCCAGCCGGCTCGACGTGATGGACTTTTATCACTCCGACCTCGTGATGTACGAAATGGACCTGAGCGGTGGCGCGATCCTCGAGAAAGGCCATGTTTACCTCGTGCCGCTGCTGGAATCCCTCCAGCTGCCGAAGACGCTGCGGGCGCGGGCCAACCCGAAGAGCACCACCGGCCGGCTCGACGTGTTCACGCGCATCGTCACCGATCTCAACACCGGATTCGACGAGATCCGTGCCGGCTATCACGGCCCCTTGTTTCTCGAGGTCGTACCCCGTTCGTTCGCGATCAAGGTGAAGACCGGCCAGAGCCTCAACCAAATCCGTTTCATCCGCGGCGAGGCCACCGCCCCCGACGCGGCGCTCGAGCGCCTGCACCGGCAGGAGCCGCTGCTCTATCACAACGCGCCCAAACGCAAGGCCGTGTCGGCCAAGGAATTCCGTACCGATCACGGTCTGTTCCTTCGCATCGATCTCAAGGGAGAGGAGCGAACCGGCAACGCCGTCATCGGCTACCGGGCGAAAAAGAACAGCCACGTCATCGACCTTTCCAAAGTCGGCTATTACGCGGCAGCGGATTTCTGGGAGCCCCTGTACCGGCATCGCCAGGACAGCCTGTTGTTGGAGCCGGAAGAGTTCTACATTTTGGCTTCCAAAGAACGCATCTGCGTTCCGCCGGACTATGCGGCAGAAATGGTGGCCTACGAGGCGGCTTGCGGAGAACTGCGCACCCATTACGCGGGTTTCTTCGATCCGGGATTCGGATACGGGGCGGACGGCGAGATCGCCGGCACGCAAGTGGTGTTGGAGGTGCGGCCCCACGATGTCCCGTTCCTGATTCACGACGGCCAGACCTTCTTCAAGGTCATCTATGATCGCATGCTCGACGTGCCGAGCCGCCTGTACGGCGTCGGCCTGGGCTCGTCCTATCAGCGGCAGGCGCTCACGCTCAGCAAACATTTCAAGATATAAGGTATAGTGCAAGGGAACGCCATGGCACCCACCGATCTTCCGACACCCCAATCAGACGACCAACCGTCCCGCCACGACAACGCCCGCCGGCGCGAGCAGGACAGCGGCAGCGATACCCAACTGCATGTGGTCGGCGTCATGATCGGCACCGCGCTCATATTCATCGGCTTTTTGAACGTGTTCCTGTCGATCAGCGGAGGCTTCGAGATCAACGTGGTGCCGTTGCTGATCTACTTCGGGGGGATTGCCGTCTGGGCCAATGCCGCGATCGAGGCTCCCATGTTTCGGTACGGGGTGATCGCCTGCGCCCTCGCCTTGGCGTTCGCGTTCTTTCACTACGGAGAGGTGCTGTTCTGGCACAAGCAAGTCGTGTTCTGGG from Nitrospira japonica harbors:
- a CDS encoding glutathione S-transferase N-terminal domain-containing protein; protein product: MALTLYHVDWCPECDVVRRKLAEAGLAYEGVIVPDVRPFRKQVYEVSGQYYVPVLKDGDTVLTETDEILAYIERKAEADRLAQR
- a CDS encoding KamA family radical SAM protein — encoded protein: MEEWRQILADSIVKPKDLADRFGLDAKEIEEIVGPYPMRITPTVLNTIRAKGDAIWRQVVPDAAELADIDAEDDPLEEDLMSPVPHLVHRYPDRVLLMVTNQCPIYCRFCTRKRLVGKPGFLKKGELDRAIAYLRAHSEVRDVILSGGDPLLLPDHLLERILKALRTIPHLELVRIGSRVPGTLPERITPALCEIVKKYHPIYMNLHFNHPDELTPEVKAACGRLADAGVPLGAQTVLLKDVNDDPEIMRRLMHQLLLARVKPYYLYQADLTKGTNHFRTKVETGLNIIKALQGHTSGMAVPHFVIDAPGGGGKIPLLPDDYLVRMNDDEAVLRNYENKRFSYPQSKATGGRELPMVGARASYQDDADAFPSYGDSYPDRDGYAAWGNSCGGDMDD
- a CDS encoding 2'-deoxycytidine 5'-triphosphate deaminase, coding for MAAAPAQGILPYQQITRLIAGGSITAPVAIEDRQIQPASLDLRLGKKAYRLISSFLPELSPISSRLDVMDFYHSDLVMYEMDLSGGAILEKGHVYLVPLLESLQLPKTLRARANPKSTTGRLDVFTRIVTDLNTGFDEIRAGYHGPLFLEVVPRSFAIKVKTGQSLNQIRFIRGEATAPDAALERLHRQEPLLYHNAPKRKAVSAKEFRTDHGLFLRIDLKGEERTGNAVIGYRAKKNSHVIDLSKVGYYAAADFWEPLYRHRQDSLLLEPEEFYILASKERICVPPDYAAEMVAYEAACGELRTHYAGFFDPGFGYGADGEIAGTQVVLEVRPHDVPFLIHDGQTFFKVIYDRMLDVPSRLYGVGLGSSYQRQALTLSKHFKI